One Undibacter mobilis genomic region harbors:
- a CDS encoding cobalamin-binding protein, with amino-acid sequence MFPPSRIVCLTEETVETLYLLGEDARIVGVSGYAVRPPQVRKEKPRVAAFISADVPKILALEPDLVLTFSDLQADIVAELIRNNVAVHAFNQRDLAGIFDMIRTLGALTGQPAKAETLARRLETRLHQVRTQSAKLPRRPRVYFEEWDEPMISGLGWVSELVEAAGGIDIFPDLSKRKNAKDRIVAPEAVIAAKPDIIIGSWCGKKFAPAKVVARPGFDNVPAVATGWLREVKSTVILQPGPAALTDGLDALAAIMAEWASQGPEKAN; translated from the coding sequence ATGTTCCCACCCTCCCGCATCGTTTGCCTCACCGAAGAAACCGTCGAGACGCTCTATCTGCTCGGCGAGGACGCGCGCATTGTCGGCGTGTCCGGCTATGCGGTGCGTCCGCCGCAGGTGCGCAAGGAAAAGCCCCGCGTCGCCGCCTTCATCTCGGCCGACGTGCCGAAGATCCTGGCGCTCGAACCCGATCTCGTCCTGACATTCTCCGATCTGCAGGCCGACATCGTCGCCGAACTGATCCGCAACAATGTCGCGGTTCACGCCTTCAACCAGCGCGACCTCGCCGGCATCTTCGACATGATCCGTACCCTGGGTGCGCTCACCGGCCAGCCGGCCAAGGCCGAGACGCTGGCGCGCAGGCTGGAGACACGGCTGCACCAGGTGCGGACGCAATCTGCAAAATTGCCCCGCCGTCCACGCGTCTATTTCGAGGAATGGGACGAGCCGATGATCTCCGGACTCGGCTGGGTGTCCGAACTGGTCGAGGCCGCGGGCGGCATCGACATTTTCCCCGACCTGTCGAAGCGCAAGAATGCCAAGGATCGCATCGTCGCACCGGAGGCGGTGATCGCGGCAAAGCCGGACATCATCATCGGCTCGTGGTGCGGCAAGAAGTTCGCACCGGCGAAGGTCGTGGCCCGCCCCGGCTTCGACAACGTGCCGGCCGTCGCCACCGGCTGGCTGCGCGAGGTCAAATCGACCGTGATCCTGCAGCCCGGCCCGGCCGCGCTGACCGACGGCCTCGATGCGCTCGCGGCGATCATGGCGGA